A single Caldilineales bacterium DNA region contains:
- a CDS encoding VWA domain-containing protein: protein MKTRRLIFLLAFFMIVVLLIGGGMAYSGVSSQLAPARPLPSDFPGSPILFVQNAGQWPEPARFQIWGGPAGTMWLAEDAIWLTFVEHSTEPAPVDSPSSSDSAFRSPQFEIQNWKSANIKLTFAGANPHPIIEPYGRLETTVSYFIGSDPEQWRPEVPVWSGVRYVDVWPGIDLVLADKAGRWGWWWEASVEADLDVVRLRVEGAEVVRVEGGALVLHTEAGAIALSLPAADFLYRIESVLPDGRAQSTEISPALGSDQIAPQPEAGLLPVADPSALLFSTYLGGAADDETYGFDVNAAGDVYIIGTTRSSNFPTTPGASDRALGGVRDAVVARINAEGNHLVYAAFLGGNGSDWGFDIAVDEASSAYLTGYTASSDFPTSANAYDRSLNGGRDVFLAQLNDGGSSLLYSTFLGGSGDDDGYGIALDSTGGVTVGGGTESSNFPTTAGASDTSYNGGRDAFLARFTPGVGPQLVYSSYFGGAEQDDIEDIVMDGSRTIFAVGGTNSTGFPTTVGAYDRSHNGGRDIFVVKLNPDGGLGFSTFLGGSSDDDANGIAVDGDGRVYVAGGAGSADFPTANGLDSSLGGNSDLYVSRFDPTGASLEFSTFIGGSGDDGGGKVQVSANGVIFVSGRSNSPDFPTSADALFPSLAGDTDAVLVALQSEPPLLGFGTYLGGAGADAANDIVLGPDDSVYLTGRTAGGFPITAGAFDATYNGGVTDAFVSRVRAGFAPPPATSTPTASPYFLWATEAEQGQLIQPIALRTDPLASACYHIWTNDDWSEGGVSFNLTVPAEKTYYLWARAMGLAWNQNSFFVSFDGRPDIHFEIQPIGGENGVWGWHWGGVENGIGNPNAFSLAAGPHTLRFKSREPNARLDAVLLTDSSALIPTDPLTLCGSVTPTHTPTGTQTPTGTLTPTRTPSPSLTPTSTRTLSPTPTLTSTPTPTASPTATPSPTSTPTFVPPPFTPTPVLPTPTATPNFPTCSLIVDKIAFPSVAHIDGQVGVTLRLTGNCPSEVGSAVDVALVIDRSSSMCGAKLDQAQAAGQAFLDNMAFPPDQASIVSFASIAQLHTGLTGNRTQAGAALGNIACGGFSRIDAGLNKAFEEMSGPRRVAGHTPAVLLLTDGNPEGSYAEEVRTAARHLREAGIQLYTVGLGDDADASLLREIATAPDHFYHSPAPADLAAIYTRLATELRDVPGVNVNLVDTISPSFEVVSDSFSGAAIPQVNGQVLTWQLPRLAAGITEVSFNVRPKQCGTFAVNESAAMSYDDNRGVRHTLVFPPTSVAVEGCTTTLSDVFVRDNPYDTGGVPSSAPWWESPDLWVRRLDDGQTAHENPEAGQRNYIYVRVTNRGTTTMRDIDIAAYFANPTLGLGWPSDWNAIPGTRRIDSLAPGEATIVALPWDVPNVSGHFCLLVRINADNDPIRNNSVPWDNNIAQRNLHIIAYPLPPAGGCQMDLPGFYSDRAAFTVANLLETPSLVDLQIMSASLPPSAEVRFEPRPLAGRWASMDGLVPESDGRLFVAGFPAMLYGLRLNPLERRTVYLEVRAPGDTRFQVGLYEIVRGQVVGGNTYERYLPPCLGQLTGKVTNVFTGRPIASASVCLPASNQCATTDERGRYTLAGVPAQTLTARTTAAGYLPLARTITIPTGAAAMANFELAPIPPAEDMRIVLTWGSAPRDLDAHLWLPAPQPFHVYYSQPGICAAFPHACLDVDDTTGYGPETITIHQRLDGSYTFAVYQFTFGGALAGSGARVQVYNGGELLAQFEAPTVGIGRWWHVFDLDGTTGILTPRNRILSTPPGPYATASDAAPQGKEGAR, encoded by the coding sequence ATGAAAACACGCCGCCTCATCTTCCTGCTCGCTTTCTTCATGATCGTGGTGCTGCTTATTGGCGGCGGAATGGCTTACTCAGGAGTGAGTTCGCAGCTGGCGCCAGCGCGGCCTCTCCCTTCCGATTTCCCCGGCAGCCCCATCCTCTTCGTCCAAAACGCCGGGCAATGGCCCGAACCCGCCCGCTTTCAGATCTGGGGCGGCCCGGCAGGAACGATGTGGCTGGCGGAGGATGCCATATGGCTCACGTTCGTCGAACACTCCACTGAGCCTGCACCTGTCGACTCGCCATCTTCGTCTGATTCCGCATTTCGCAGTCCGCAATTCGAAATCCAAAATTGGAAAAGCGCCAACATCAAACTCACCTTCGCTGGCGCCAATCCGCATCCTATCATCGAACCGTACGGGCGGTTGGAGACCACAGTCAGCTACTTCATCGGCAGCGACCCGGAGCAATGGCGGCCGGAAGTCCCGGTTTGGAGCGGGGTGCGCTATGTGGACGTGTGGCCGGGGATCGATCTAGTGTTGGCGGACAAGGCCGGACGGTGGGGATGGTGGTGGGAAGCTAGCGTAGAGGCGGACCTGGACGTAGTGCGGCTGCGTGTGGAGGGCGCCGAGGTGGTGAGGGTGGAGGGAGGAGCGCTCGTGCTGCACACGGAGGCCGGTGCCATCGCCTTGTCCCTGCCGGCCGCCGACTTCCTCTACCGGATCGAGAGTGTGCTGCCCGATGGACGGGCGCAGTCGACGGAAATCTCACCCGCGCTTGGTTCCGACCAGATCGCCCCGCAGCCGGAAGCAGGCCTGCTTCCTGTCGCCGACCCCAGCGCCTTGCTTTTCAGCACTTATTTGGGCGGCGCGGCCGACGATGAAACCTACGGTTTCGACGTCAACGCCGCTGGCGATGTTTATATCATCGGAACCACGCGTTCATCCAATTTTCCTACGACACCGGGCGCGTCCGACCGCGCTCTGGGCGGCGTACGCGATGCCGTTGTCGCCAGAATCAACGCTGAAGGCAACCATCTTGTTTATGCCGCCTTCTTGGGCGGCAATGGATCCGATTGGGGATTCGACATTGCCGTCGATGAAGCCAGCAGCGCCTATCTCACCGGCTATACTGCATCATCCGATTTTCCGACCAGCGCCAATGCCTACGACCGCAGCCTGAATGGCGGGCGGGACGTCTTTCTGGCGCAACTGAATGATGGCGGCAGCAGTTTGCTCTACAGCACCTTTTTGGGCGGCTCTGGAGACGATGATGGCTACGGCATCGCCCTAGATAGCACGGGCGGCGTTACTGTCGGCGGCGGCACGGAATCAAGCAATTTTCCCACAACTGCTGGCGCGAGTGACACCTCCTACAACGGGGGCCGAGATGCCTTCCTCGCCAGGTTCACGCCAGGTGTGGGACCGCAATTGGTCTACAGCAGCTACTTCGGCGGCGCCGAGCAGGATGACATCGAAGATATTGTGATGGACGGCAGTCGTACTATCTTCGCTGTTGGGGGCACGAACTCGACCGGCTTCCCCACCACGGTCGGCGCCTACGATAGAAGCCACAACGGCGGCCGCGATATCTTCGTTGTCAAGCTCAACCCGGACGGCGGTCTGGGCTTCAGCACCTTTCTGGGCGGGTCGAGCGATGACGACGCCAATGGCATCGCAGTAGACGGAGACGGCCGCGTCTATGTTGCCGGCGGCGCAGGCTCGGCTGACTTTCCGACCGCTAATGGGTTGGATTCATCGTTGGGCGGAAACAGTGACCTCTATGTCAGCCGATTCGATCCCACCGGCGCCTCGCTTGAGTTCAGTACCTTCATTGGCGGCAGTGGGGATGATGGTGGGGGCAAGGTGCAGGTCAGCGCCAATGGGGTGATCTTCGTCTCGGGCCGCAGCAATTCGCCGGATTTCCCAACATCGGCGGATGCTCTCTTCCCCAGTCTGGCCGGCGATACTGACGCCGTGCTTGTAGCTCTGCAATCGGAACCACCCCTGCTCGGTTTTGGCACCTACCTGGGCGGTGCTGGCGCCGATGCTGCCAATGACATTGTTTTGGGGCCGGACGACTCCGTGTACCTGACCGGCAGGACGGCAGGTGGCTTTCCGATCACCGCCGGTGCATTCGACGCCACCTATAATGGCGGCGTCACCGATGCCTTTGTCAGCAGAGTGCGCGCCGGTTTCGCCCCACCGCCCGCGACCTCCACCCCTACCGCCTCACCTTACTTCCTTTGGGCCACCGAAGCTGAACAAGGCCAACTGATACAGCCCATCGCCTTGCGCACGGATCCATTGGCATCGGCCTGCTATCACATCTGGACCAACGACGACTGGTCCGAAGGCGGCGTCAGCTTCAATCTGACCGTGCCGGCCGAGAAGACTTATTATCTGTGGGCACGCGCCATGGGGCTGGCCTGGAACCAAAACTCCTTCTTCGTCTCATTTGATGGTAGACCGGACATTCACTTCGAAATTCAGCCGATTGGCGGCGAGAACGGAGTATGGGGATGGCACTGGGGAGGCGTAGAAAATGGCATTGGCAATCCCAACGCCTTTTCGTTGGCGGCTGGCCCACATACGCTCCGCTTCAAATCTCGCGAACCTAACGCCCGGCTCGACGCCGTGCTCCTCACCGACAGCAGTGCACTGATTCCCACCGATCCCTTGACTCTGTGCGGCTCTGTGACCCCAACCCACACCCCTACCGGAACTCAGACCCCTACCGGTACCCTCACGCCCACCCGGACGCCCTCACCTTCGCTCACCCCCACATCCACACGCACGCTTAGTCCAACGCCTACGCTCACCTCCACACCCACACCCACAGCCTCTCCCACGGCAACTCCCTCCCCCACCAGCACCCCCACCTTTGTTCCTCCTCCCTTCACTCCCACACCCGTGCTGCCAACGCCGACCGCGACGCCAAATTTCCCCACTTGCTCGCTCATCGTCGACAAGATCGCATTTCCCAGCGTTGCCCATATTGACGGTCAGGTTGGCGTTACCCTGCGGCTCACAGGCAACTGCCCGTCTGAAGTAGGTAGTGCAGTCGACGTGGCCCTGGTTATCGACCGCTCTTCCTCGATGTGCGGCGCCAAGCTCGACCAAGCCCAGGCCGCGGGCCAAGCCTTCCTCGACAACATGGCCTTCCCACCTGACCAAGCCAGCATCGTTTCCTTTGCCAGCATCGCCCAACTGCACACTGGGCTCACCGGCAATCGGACGCAGGCGGGCGCTGCTCTGGGCAACATCGCCTGCGGCGGCTTCTCGCGCATCGACGCCGGTCTGAACAAGGCCTTCGAGGAGATGTCCGGGCCGCGACGGGTGGCCGGACACACGCCCGCCGTCCTCCTGCTGACAGACGGAAATCCCGAAGGCAGCTACGCCGAAGAGGTGCGGACGGCGGCGCGGCATCTCCGAGAAGCCGGAATCCAGTTGTATACAGTCGGATTGGGCGACGACGCCGATGCCTCACTTCTGCGCGAGATCGCCACTGCGCCCGACCACTTCTACCACTCCCCCGCGCCCGCCGACCTGGCCGCTATCTACACCCGGCTGGCCACCGAACTTCGCGACGTCCCCGGCGTCAACGTCAATCTTGTCGACACTATCAGCCCCAGTTTCGAGGTCGTCTCTGACTCGTTCAGCGGCGCGGCCATACCTCAAGTCAACGGCCAGGTCCTCACCTGGCAACTGCCCCGCCTGGCAGCCGGCATAACAGAGGTTAGTTTCAACGTCAGGCCCAAGCAGTGCGGAACGTTCGCAGTCAACGAATCTGCGGCTATGAGCTACGACGACAATCGCGGCGTCCGGCATACCCTGGTCTTTCCCCCCACCAGCGTGGCCGTCGAGGGCTGCACCACTACGCTCAGCGACGTCTTCGTGCGCGACAACCCGTACGACACCGGCGGCGTGCCAAGCAGCGCGCCCTGGTGGGAAAGCCCTGATCTGTGGGTGCGGCGCCTCGACGACGGCCAGACCGCTCACGAGAACCCAGAGGCCGGGCAACGCAACTATATCTACGTACGCGTCACCAACCGGGGCACGACGACGATGCGCGACATCGACATCGCTGCATATTTCGCCAACCCCACCCTGGGCTTGGGGTGGCCATCAGACTGGAACGCCATCCCGGGCACGCGGCGCATCGACAGCCTGGCCCCCGGCGAAGCGACCATCGTCGCCCTGCCTTGGGATGTGCCCAACGTCAGCGGTCATTTCTGCCTGCTGGTGCGGATCAACGCCGACAACGACCCCATCCGCAACAACAGTGTGCCCTGGGACAACAACATCGCCCAGCGCAACCTGCATATCATAGCCTATCCTTTGCCGCCTGCCGGTGGCTGCCAGATGGACCTGCCCGGCTTCTACAGCGACCGCGCCGCCTTCACCGTCGCCAACCTGCTCGAAACCCCCTCGCTCGTCGATCTCCAGATCATGTCCGCCAGTTTGCCGCCCAGCGCCGAGGTGCGCTTCGAACCGAGGCCGCTGGCCGGGCGCTGGGCTTCGATGGATGGCCTGGTGCCGGAAAGCGACGGTCGCCTTTTCGTTGCAGGTTTCCCGGCCATGCTCTACGGCCTGCGCCTCAACCCGCTCGAACGCCGCACCGTCTACCTGGAAGTGCGAGCGCCGGGCGATACGCGCTTCCAGGTGGGGCTTTACGAAATTGTGCGGGGGCAGGTGGTGGGCGGGAATACGTATGAACGCTATCTCCCTCCCTGCCTGGGCCAGTTGACCGGAAAAGTGACCAACGTCTTCACTGGCAGGCCCATCGCCAGCGCATCCGTTTGCCTGCCCGCCAGCAACCAATGTGCGACCACGGATGAGCGCGGGCGCTACACTCTGGCCGGCGTCCCCGCCCAAACCCTGACGGCGCGCACCACGGCCGCCGGCTACCTGCCCCTAGCGCGCACCATCACTATCCCGACCGGCGCTGCGGCCATGGCGAACTTCGAGTTGGCGCCTATCCCCCCCGCCGAGGACATGCGAATTGTGCTGACGTGGGGATCGGCCCCGCGCGACCTCGACGCTCACTTGTGGTTACCTGCGCCTCAGCCTTTCCATGTCTACTACTCACAGCCCGGCATCTGCGCCGCCTTCCCGCATGCCTGCCTGGACGTGGACGACACCACCGGCTACGGCCCTGAAACCATTACCATTCACCAACGGCTCGACGGCAGCTACACCTTCGCCGTGTATCAGTTCACATTTGGCGGTGCACTGGCGGGATCCGGGGCCCGCGTACAGGTGTACAATGGGGGAGAGCTGCTGGCACAGTTCGAGGCTCCCACAGTCGGCATCGGCCGTTGGTGGCATGTCTTCGACCTTGACGGAACGACCGGCATCCTCACGCCGCGCAACCGCATTCTCTCGACCCCGCCAGGGCCGTATGCCACCGCTAGCGATGCGGCGCCGCAGGGCAAAGAAGGCGCGCGGTGA
- a CDS encoding amidohydrolase family protein, translating to MRQVDTLLVDGVVVTMNAKRDVFNPGAVAIRGSQIVAVGPAERVRQQVTAEQEVDCSGKLVIPGLINAHTHAPMTLLRGLADDLRLDVWLLGYMMPVEREFVGPDFCEVGTRLACAEMLLSGITTFNDMYYFEEEVARATAEVGMRAVLGQTILKFPSPDAQSWDEGLARCRAFIEAWKGHELITPAVAPHAPFTNTDEILKAATALAVATDSPLHIHLSETAIEVQDALRDYDAPPIEYTHRLGLFEAKVIAAHCVHIKEREIPLLYHSGAGVAHNPSSNLKLASGFAPVLKLRAAGIPVGIGTDGPASNNDLDMFEEVRLASFLPKATTGDPTALPAQEAFAMATIEGARALHLHPEIGSLEVGKLADVVVVDQSGAHAAPRFHLGPHSVYSHLVYAAKSTDVRHVWVHGRQLVQDRALLTVDLPAVQARAAEIAARVNTFMAEREGSLLNKTVAIGGFAQKETYEVQVKVRIEEVDAVEARLLASDLEIIRQSVRQQFDTYFLFEGGTGDRYLRYREDNELVGAGEEGRATALSVRPTYSLTLMEGIKDREFQDSVILSRSRYTAQATYSLRFYREYFMPRQEFEIVKWRKRYWVKYEATEFAINLDQITRPQGSGNFIEIKARTWSASDAERKAALTSQLLRLLGLKPDRNARADYLELVGR from the coding sequence ATGCGTCAAGTCGATACGTTGTTGGTGGATGGCGTCGTCGTCACCATGAACGCCAAGCGCGATGTCTTCAACCCCGGCGCGGTGGCGATACGCGGCTCGCAGATCGTGGCCGTCGGCCCGGCCGAGCGCGTGCGCCAGCAGGTGACGGCCGAGCAGGAGGTGGATTGCAGCGGCAAGCTGGTCATCCCCGGCCTTATCAACGCCCACACCCACGCGCCGATGACGCTGCTGCGCGGGCTGGCCGATGACTTGCGGCTGGATGTGTGGCTGCTGGGCTATATGATGCCGGTCGAGCGCGAGTTCGTCGGCCCTGATTTCTGCGAGGTGGGCACGCGCCTGGCTTGCGCCGAGATGCTGCTCAGCGGCATCACCACCTTCAATGACATGTACTATTTCGAGGAGGAGGTGGCGCGGGCGACGGCCGAGGTGGGGATGCGGGCGGTGTTGGGGCAGACGATCCTCAAGTTCCCCTCGCCCGACGCACAGTCGTGGGACGAGGGCCTGGCCCGCTGCCGGGCTTTCATCGAAGCCTGGAAAGGGCACGAGTTGATAACGCCGGCGGTGGCGCCGCACGCGCCTTTTACCAACACCGACGAGATTCTGAAGGCGGCGACGGCGCTGGCCGTGGCCACCGATTCGCCGCTACACATCCATCTGTCCGAGACGGCGATCGAGGTGCAGGATGCCCTGCGGGATTATGACGCCCCGCCGATCGAGTACACCCACCGTCTGGGCCTGTTCGAGGCCAAGGTGATCGCCGCCCATTGCGTTCATATCAAGGAGCGGGAGATCCCGTTGCTCTATCACAGCGGCGCCGGGGTGGCGCACAACCCGTCCTCCAATCTCAAGCTGGCTTCGGGCTTCGCGCCGGTGCTGAAGCTGCGGGCGGCGGGCATCCCGGTGGGGATCGGCACCGACGGCCCGGCCAGCAATAACGACCTGGACATGTTCGAGGAGGTGCGGCTGGCGTCGTTCTTGCCCAAGGCCACCACCGGCGACCCCACCGCCCTGCCGGCGCAGGAAGCCTTTGCGATGGCAACCATCGAGGGCGCCCGCGCCCTGCACCTCCACCCTGAGATCGGCAGCCTGGAGGTGGGGAAACTGGCGGATGTGGTGGTGGTGGATCAGTCGGGCGCGCACGCTGCCCCGCGCTTCCATCTCGGCCCACACAGTGTCTACAGCCATCTGGTCTATGCCGCCAAGAGCACGGATGTGCGGCATGTGTGGGTGCATGGCCGGCAGTTGGTGCAGGATCGGGCGCTGCTGACGGTCGATCTGCCGGCGGTGCAGGCGCGGGCGGCCGAAATCGCCGCACGGGTGAATACCTTCATGGCCGAACGCGAGGGCAGTCTTCTGAACAAGACGGTGGCGATTGGCGGCTTTGCCCAGAAGGAGACGTATGAAGTGCAGGTGAAGGTGCGGATCGAGGAGGTGGATGCGGTCGAAGCCAGGTTGCTGGCGAGTGACCTGGAGATCATCCGCCAGTCGGTGCGGCAGCAGTTCGATACCTATTTTCTGTTCGAGGGCGGGACGGGCGACCGCTATCTGCGCTACCGCGAGGATAACGAGCTGGTGGGCGCGGGCGAAGAAGGCCGGGCGACGGCCTTGAGTGTGCGCCCCACCTACAGCCTGACCCTGATGGAGGGGATCAAGGATCGCGAGTTCCAGGATTCGGTCATTCTCTCGCGCTCGCGCTACACCGCTCAGGCCACCTATTCGCTGCGTTTCTATCGCGAGTATTTCATGCCCCGGCAGGAGTTCGAGATCGTGAAGTGGCGTAAGCGCTACTGGGTGAAGTACGAGGCGACGGAGTTTGCCATCAATCTCGACCAGATCACGCGGCCACAGGGGTCCGGCAATTTCATCGAGATCAAGGCCCGCACCTGGTCGGCCAGCGATGCCGAGCGCAAAGCGGCGCTGACCTCGCAGCTTCTGCGTTTGTTGGGGCTGAAGCCGGACCGGAATGCGCGGGCGGATTATTTGGAGTTGGTGGGGAGGTAG
- a CDS encoding vitamin K epoxide reductase family protein yields the protein MTARLRNVLVGLGLLGVGIAGYLSWVKLTNTEAFCGGVGDCSTVQNSIYAYFLGVPVAYLGLLCYLALLALAIYNRWQQPERGSLPDLAFFALAAGGVAFSAYLTYTELFLLREVCPWCVASFVNLIVIMVLAAMLVFGQEAALEEA from the coding sequence ATGACGGCCAGACTACGCAACGTTTTGGTCGGCCTCGGCCTGCTGGGGGTCGGCATCGCCGGCTATCTCAGTTGGGTGAAGCTCACCAACACCGAGGCCTTTTGCGGCGGCGTCGGCGATTGCTCGACCGTCCAGAACAGCATCTACGCCTACTTCTTGGGCGTCCCGGTGGCTTACTTGGGCTTGCTCTGCTATCTGGCCCTGTTGGCGCTGGCGATCTACAACCGCTGGCAGCAACCCGAGCGAGGTTCGCTGCCCGACCTGGCCTTTTTTGCCCTGGCGGCCGGCGGCGTCGCTTTTTCCGCCTACCTGACCTACACCGAGTTGTTCCTGCTGCGGGAGGTGTGCCCGTGGTGCGTCGCTTCGTTTGTCAATCTGATCGTCATCATGGTCTTGGCCGCCATGCTCGTCTTCGGTCAGGAAGCGGCGCTGGAGGAAGCCTGA
- a CDS encoding DsbA family protein codes for MTKKIESPAPRKGSKPISEAEAKQQASSRRWLWLVAGAGVALLALLAVVALLNSRQPSPTVAAGSSIAAAVGQPADGRTLGDPNAPVTIVAYEDFQCPHCQDFNRVMEKTIREDLVKPGIARFEFKHRFVIGNDSMVAAMAAECAADQGRFWEYHDVLLASLRQDPRAVQISDFEQRAADIGLDTAAFAKCLESQKYKEAMLREDIEARDKGVNSTPTIFINDVKYEGAFDPAAFKAAVEQAKSGS; via the coding sequence ATGACTAAGAAGATTGAAAGCCCGGCCCCGCGCAAAGGCAGCAAGCCGATCAGCGAGGCCGAGGCGAAACAGCAAGCCAGCAGCCGGCGCTGGTTGTGGTTGGTTGCCGGCGCCGGCGTCGCTCTGCTGGCGTTGTTGGCCGTCGTTGCCCTGCTGAACAGCCGCCAACCAAGCCCGACCGTGGCCGCCGGTAGCTCGATCGCCGCCGCCGTGGGGCAGCCGGCAGACGGGCGGACGCTGGGCGACCCCAATGCTCCTGTGACCATCGTCGCCTACGAAGATTTCCAGTGCCCGCATTGCCAGGATTTCAACCGCGTCATGGAGAAGACTATTCGCGAGGACCTCGTGAAGCCAGGCATCGCCCGCTTCGAGTTCAAACATCGCTTTGTGATCGGCAACGACTCGATGGTGGCGGCGATGGCGGCCGAGTGCGCAGCCGACCAGGGGCGTTTCTGGGAATATCATGATGTTCTTCTGGCGAGCTTGCGCCAGGACCCCCGCGCCGTGCAGATCTCGGATTTCGAGCAGCGGGCCGCCGACATCGGCCTCGACACGGCCGCCTTCGCTAAGTGTCTGGAAAGCCAAAAGTACAAGGAGGCGATGTTGCGTGAGGACATCGAGGCGCGCGATAAGGGCGTCAACTCGACGCCGACCATCTTCATCAACGATGTGAAGTACGAAGGCGCGTTCGATCCGGCGGCGTTTAAGGCGGCGGTCGAGCAGGCAAAGTCAGGGAGTTGA
- a CDS encoding O-antigen ligase family protein: MATAEPTHPTRTSLAALLSAPGLIVVALLLARLPVLWSAGLLALAAFGLLTLLRPVLGLYALALAIPLTPQIRLPLGAGALSLADLLIAGVFVAWWMRLTVRRERPRSAPLLWLILPLGLALLFSSLAAASLEEAIPELIKWAEVVVVYFLGAQLLTPRHRLPFVITLLAAASLESIVGLRQFFFRLGPEAYLLGGFLRAYGTFGQPNPYAGYLGLALPLVLALTLWAATAGWRRRRPLFYLHFVFFAGASILIGAGLIASWSRGAWLGAVVAGLTVLALASTGGRLAIAAGAAALFLLWPLVPPALTGRLAEIGAYVGVWNARGVPVTDANFSVLERVAHWQVAWEMFADHPWLGVGVGNWAVVYPRYAFAPWTDPLGHAHNVLFHFAAEAGIIGALAFLCFWLGSLVAALRSAHRSHGPDKAIAIGVFGLLVHLSIHNQFDNLFVQGMPLVVALALALLESRQVDR; encoded by the coding sequence ATGGCCACGGCAGAACCCACGCACCCTACCCGCACCAGCCTGGCGGCGCTGTTGAGCGCGCCTGGGCTGATCGTCGTCGCCCTGCTCCTGGCCCGGCTGCCGGTTCTATGGTCCGCCGGCCTCCTTGCCCTGGCCGCCTTCGGCCTGCTGACCCTCCTGCGCCCGGTCCTCGGCCTCTACGCCCTGGCCCTGGCCATCCCCCTCACGCCGCAGATCCGCCTGCCCCTTGGCGCTGGCGCCCTCAGCCTTGCCGACCTTCTCATCGCTGGCGTCTTCGTGGCCTGGTGGATGCGGCTGACCGTCCGACGCGAGCGACCTCGCTCTGCCCCCCTGCTTTGGCTCATCCTGCCCTTGGGCCTGGCGCTGCTGTTCTCGTCGCTGGCGGCGGCCTCGCTCGAAGAAGCCATCCCCGAGCTGATCAAGTGGGCCGAGGTCGTCGTCGTCTACTTCCTCGGCGCCCAACTGCTCACACCCCGCCACCGTCTGCCATTCGTCATCACCCTCCTGGCCGCGGCCAGCCTCGAAAGCATCGTCGGGTTGCGCCAGTTCTTCTTTCGCCTCGGCCCCGAGGCCTATCTGCTAGGAGGCTTCCTGCGGGCCTATGGCACCTTCGGCCAGCCCAATCCTTACGCCGGCTACCTGGGCCTGGCCCTGCCCCTGGTCCTTGCCCTCACGTTGTGGGCCGCGACCGCAGGCTGGCGGCGGCGCCGTCCCCTTTTCTACCTCCACTTCGTCTTCTTTGCTGGCGCCAGCATCCTGATCGGCGCCGGCCTCATCGCCAGCTGGTCGCGCGGGGCCTGGCTGGGGGCGGTCGTCGCCGGACTGACCGTCCTGGCGCTGGCCTCCACCGGCGGTCGTCTGGCCATTGCCGCCGGCGCTGCCGCCCTCTTCCTCCTCTGGCCCCTCGTTCCCCCTGCCCTCACCGGCCGCCTGGCCGAGATCGGCGCCTACGTTGGCGTGTGGAATGCGCGCGGCGTCCCCGTCACCGACGCCAACTTCTCCGTCCTCGAACGCGTCGCCCACTGGCAGGTCGCCTGGGAAATGTTCGCCGACCACCCCTGGCTCGGCGTCGGCGTCGGCAATTGGGCCGTCGTCTACCCTCGCTATGCCTTTGCTCCCTGGACCGACCCGCTCGGCCACGCCCACAACGTCCTCTTTCACTTCGCCGCCGAGGCAGGCATCATCGGCGCCCTGGCCTTCCTCTGCTTCTGGCTCGGCAGCCTGGTCGCCGCCCTCCGCTCGGCCCACCGCAGCCACGGCCCGGACAAAGCCATCGCCATCGGCGTCTTCGGCCTCCTCGTCCACCTCTCCATCCACAACCAATTCGACAACCTCTTCGTCCAGGGCATGCCCCTTGTCGTCGCCCTCGCCCTTGCCCTGCTGGAGAGTAGACAAGTAGACAGGTAG
- the cax gene encoding calcium/proton exchanger produces the protein MRILRWLLLLLPIAILAEIYHWPPLLIFLTSALAVVPLAGYLGEATEVLADKTGPRIGGLLNATLGNAAELIITIIAIRAAEIELVKASIIGSVLGNLLLVLGLSVIFGGVKNGIQRFDRASAGLDATLLILAVIALSIPSIFNAAIEPNTLAVEELSLTTAAVMLVIYVLAIVFILRSRTPEREAGPTVQPTRHGPGWNTSLAIGVLLASVVGIAIMSEFLVGSVEHVTATLGLSAFFVGIIVVPIIGNVAEHLVAVQVAIKDQMDLSLNIAIGSSLQIALFVAPILVFLSLLLGHPLTLEFNNFELIALTAAAVIAAFISVDGRSNWLEGAMLTAVYIILSLAFYFLPSVR, from the coding sequence ATGCGCATCCTCCGCTGGCTCCTCCTCCTGCTCCCCATCGCCATCCTGGCCGAAATCTATCACTGGCCGCCTCTGCTGATCTTCCTTACCTCGGCCCTGGCTGTCGTCCCCCTGGCCGGCTACCTGGGCGAGGCCACCGAAGTCCTGGCCGACAAGACCGGGCCGCGCATCGGCGGTCTGCTCAACGCCACGCTCGGCAATGCCGCCGAACTGATCATCACCATCATCGCCATCCGCGCCGCCGAGATCGAACTGGTCAAGGCCAGCATCATCGGTTCGGTGCTGGGCAACCTGCTGCTGGTGCTGGGGCTGAGCGTGATCTTCGGAGGCGTAAAGAATGGCATCCAACGCTTCGACCGCGCCAGCGCCGGCCTGGACGCCACCCTACTCATCCTGGCCGTCATCGCCCTCAGCATCCCCTCCATCTTCAACGCCGCCATCGAGCCAAACACCCTCGCTGTCGAAGAACTGAGCCTGACCACGGCCGCCGTCATGCTCGTCATCTACGTCCTGGCCATTGTCTTCATCCTCCGCTCGCGCACACCCGAACGCGAGGCCGGGCCGACCGTACAGCCCACCCGCCACGGCCCCGGCTGGAACACTAGCCTTGCCATTGGCGTCCTCCTGGCCTCAGTCGTTGGCATTGCCATCATGAGCGAGTTCCTCGTCGGCTCGGTCGAGCATGTCACCGCCACCTTGGGTCTCAGCGCCTTCTTCGTCGGCATCATCGTCGTCCCCATCATCGGCAATGTAGCCGAACATCTGGTAGCCGTGCAGGTGGCGATCAAAGACCAGATGGACCTCAGCCTCAACATCGCCATCGGCTCCAGCCTGCAGATCGCCCTCTTCGTCGCTCCCATCCTCGTCTTCCTCTCCCTGCTCCTGGGCCATCCCCTGACGCTCGAATTCAACAACTTCGAGCTGATCGCCCTCACCGCCGCCGCCGTCATCGCCGCCTTTATCTCGGTCGATGGTCGCTCCAACTGGCTAGAGGGCGCCATGCTCACGGCCGTCTACATCATCCTTTCGCTGGCGTTCTATTTCCTGCCCAGCGTGCGCTAA